The proteins below come from a single Sphaerochaeta sp. genomic window:
- the fmt gene encoding methionyl-tRNA formyltransferase, with protein MRILFAGTPQIAVPTLAALAARYTVAGVLTSPDKPGKRGKTLVPSAVKQEALALGLPVFQPEHLRGEERRVISSWGCDTLVCFAYGKLFGPKFLSLFPYAALNIHPSLLPALRGPAPIQNAILRMLPETGITIQTLALEMDAGDIVAQTHIPLQGDETTESLSQAVSRLAADLAVTTLASPLHPHPQEGPVSVTRLVEREDGLIDWNNSARAINAQVRALFPWPKAYTSYQGRTLFLCGVYPDWMMPVPQGVAPGTVFAKDKTKGLGIATGEGILWVTRLQRQQKNEMDAASFVNGDAAIVGSRLGGPTE; from the coding sequence GTGAGAATATTGTTCGCAGGCACTCCTCAGATCGCCGTCCCCACGCTGGCCGCCCTGGCCGCACGGTATACCGTGGCCGGGGTGCTGACCAGCCCGGACAAACCAGGCAAACGTGGGAAGACGTTGGTGCCTTCGGCGGTCAAACAGGAGGCGCTGGCGTTGGGGCTTCCCGTGTTCCAGCCGGAACATCTCAGGGGGGAGGAGCGGCGTGTCATCTCATCGTGGGGATGCGACACGTTGGTCTGTTTCGCCTACGGCAAGCTGTTCGGCCCCAAATTTCTTTCGTTGTTCCCCTACGCCGCGCTGAACATCCATCCGTCCCTGCTTCCCGCGCTCCGCGGTCCCGCGCCGATCCAGAACGCCATTCTCCGGATGTTGCCGGAAACCGGCATCACCATCCAGACGCTGGCGTTGGAGATGGATGCCGGGGATATCGTGGCGCAGACGCATATTCCGCTTCAGGGGGATGAGACGACCGAGTCGTTGTCCCAAGCCGTATCCCGGCTGGCGGCGGATCTGGCCGTCACCACGCTGGCTTCCCCGCTGCACCCCCACCCCCAGGAAGGACCGGTGAGCGTCACCCGTCTGGTGGAACGGGAGGATGGCCTGATCGATTGGAACAACAGCGCCCGGGCGATCAACGCACAGGTGCGGGCCTTGTTTCCGTGGCCCAAAGCATATACCAGCTATCAGGGACGCACGCTGTTTCTTTGTGGAGTGTATCCCGACTGGATGATGCCCGTCCCCCAAGGCGTTGCTCCGGGAACGGTGTTCGCAAAAGACAAAACCAAAGGACTGGGTATCGCCACCGGGGAAGGAATCCTCTGGGTGACCCGGCTGCAGCGGCAGCAGAAAAACGAAATGGACGCCGCTTCGTTCGTCAACGGGGATGCCGCGATCGTGGGATCCCGTCTGGGAGGTCCTACCGAATGA
- the def gene encoding peptide deformylase produces MLDIITLGDEVLKEKCTPVETFDNALRMLVDAMFETLVEADGVGLAAPQVGVLKRLFVIEIRDEVKQVFINPQIIQTSVETCVMEEGCLSIPGIWHDITRPEKITVQAQDVDGKPFTVTAGGLYARAIQHEYDHLNGVLFIDHLDKAEEEKVVESYQRKHRKDKKKRKV; encoded by the coding sequence ATGTTGGATATCATTACCTTAGGCGATGAGGTGCTGAAAGAGAAATGCACCCCGGTGGAAACGTTCGACAATGCCCTGCGCATGTTGGTGGACGCCATGTTCGAGACGCTGGTTGAAGCGGACGGCGTGGGATTGGCCGCCCCGCAGGTCGGCGTGCTGAAACGGCTGTTCGTCATTGAAATACGGGACGAGGTGAAACAGGTGTTCATCAATCCCCAGATCATCCAGACGTCGGTGGAGACCTGCGTGATGGAGGAGGGATGCCTCTCCATTCCGGGAATCTGGCACGACATCACCCGGCCGGAGAAGATCACCGTGCAGGCGCAGGATGTGGACGGCAAACCGTTCACCGTCACGGCCGGCGGGCTGTATGCCCGGGCCATCCAGCATGAGTATGACCACCTCAACGGGGTGTTGTTCATCGACCATCTGGACAAGGCGGAGGAAGAGAAGGTCGTCGAAAGCTATCAGCGCAAGCATCGCAAGGACAAGAAGAAAAGAAAGGTGTGA
- a CDS encoding patatin-like phospholipase family protein: MKRALVTLLVLLLAASVFGAGGKVAVVLSGGGARGFAELAVFEKMEEYGIPVDMVLGTSMGALLGSLYSVGYTPGEIDALVRSYDLTNILLQAPVEDPFPLPSAFAPRRDNIFTLGFSKDGIGSSPGVLGDQKLLALLNELYANVEGITNFDQLPVPFRAVATDAISGERIVYDHGSLVTAVRSSISLPMVFAPYPQDDGSLAMDGGLTDNLPIELAKELGADFIVAMDVNALQRLTPKEMNTFSAVAIQSLVLVTQTNSLSQYEYADILLFPEVGDVGTLAFDRYEYILQKGRDICDAHDEAFRNLAKEVEAAGRTLEVKDPQRTGSYVTIAPRTVEKVVVRNRSTTTTEQAPTEANFQNFIGKSFDDQERKELTAYLDRIRVSYQLSSITYNVTMGSDSQHIVLNIEYHTFEVPQYRLTLGSWSSAGVSNNTPGGVGWFLFDAMLNLDLTSLTEKGLNVRLWFHQENASALGASVTLPFFSKGGQSFGMHSSVELKYGGLSLKTNYAYGNRYASLDQGVDIKTGANYRYADILGVDLDGGLQWVYVNQSGSHLFMPYLSVGMVMDTAREKAFTRKGIRLDVLASYGWGGEGTNRYQSRVSIRQDVVLKPEHQGLRWALSANHMRMQPELSASYVDIGGLCGIPGYSLATFRQDSLTASVSWHLRLGTIFGSPFFIVESLSGGLFNPEDPFQDSVLSSGVFSSGIDWDVGAFSGVAFETPLGNYGVGLGLSVKGKFSLVIGVYD; this comes from the coding sequence ATGAAACGCGCCCTTGTGACGCTTCTTGTTCTGCTGTTGGCCGCTTCCGTGTTCGGAGCGGGAGGAAAAGTGGCGGTGGTGCTCTCCGGTGGAGGAGCCCGAGGATTCGCCGAGCTTGCCGTCTTCGAAAAGATGGAGGAATATGGCATCCCGGTGGACATGGTGCTGGGTACCAGCATGGGTGCTTTGCTGGGGAGTCTGTACAGCGTGGGCTACACGCCAGGGGAGATTGATGCGCTGGTGAGGAGCTACGACCTTACCAATATCCTGCTGCAGGCGCCGGTTGAGGATCCCTTTCCGTTGCCCTCGGCGTTCGCCCCTCGCCGTGACAACATCTTCACGTTGGGCTTTTCCAAGGATGGGATCGGAAGCTCCCCCGGAGTGCTGGGGGACCAGAAACTGCTCGCCCTGCTCAATGAATTATATGCCAATGTGGAAGGCATCACCAATTTCGACCAGCTTCCCGTACCGTTCCGCGCTGTGGCGACGGACGCCATCTCCGGAGAGCGGATCGTCTATGACCATGGCTCGCTGGTGACGGCGGTGCGTTCTTCCATTTCGCTTCCCATGGTGTTTGCGCCATATCCTCAGGATGACGGAAGCCTGGCGATGGATGGTGGTCTGACGGACAATCTTCCCATTGAGCTGGCCAAGGAGCTTGGCGCGGACTTCATCGTCGCCATGGACGTCAACGCGTTGCAACGGCTAACGCCCAAAGAGATGAATACGTTCAGCGCCGTCGCCATCCAAAGTCTGGTGTTGGTTACCCAGACCAATTCGCTTTCCCAGTACGAATACGCCGACATCCTGTTGTTCCCCGAGGTAGGGGATGTCGGGACGCTTGCCTTTGACCGGTACGAGTACATCCTGCAGAAAGGCCGTGATATCTGCGATGCCCATGACGAGGCGTTCCGCAATCTTGCCAAGGAGGTGGAGGCGGCAGGGAGAACGCTGGAGGTCAAGGATCCGCAACGTACCGGTTCGTACGTCACCATCGCTCCCCGGACGGTGGAAAAGGTGGTGGTGCGGAATCGTTCCACTACGACAACAGAACAAGCCCCGACCGAAGCGAACTTCCAGAACTTCATCGGAAAATCGTTTGATGACCAGGAGCGGAAGGAATTGACCGCCTATCTGGACCGGATACGGGTCAGCTACCAACTCTCTTCCATCACGTACAACGTGACGATGGGGTCGGATTCCCAGCATATCGTCCTGAACATCGAATACCACACCTTTGAGGTGCCGCAATATCGGTTGACCTTGGGAAGCTGGTCCAGCGCAGGAGTTTCCAACAATACCCCGGGCGGGGTGGGGTGGTTCCTGTTTGACGCCATGCTCAATCTGGATCTCACCAGCCTGACTGAAAAGGGACTGAATGTGCGATTGTGGTTCCACCAGGAGAATGCAAGTGCGTTGGGAGCGAGCGTCACCCTGCCGTTCTTCTCCAAGGGCGGACAGTCGTTTGGAATGCATTCTTCCGTGGAGCTGAAGTACGGCGGCCTTTCCTTGAAGACAAACTATGCCTATGGAAATCGGTATGCGTCGTTGGACCAAGGGGTGGACATCAAAACCGGTGCCAATTACCGGTATGCGGATATTCTTGGGGTTGATCTGGACGGCGGGCTCCAGTGGGTGTATGTCAACCAAAGTGGATCGCATCTGTTCATGCCGTATCTGTCCGTCGGTATGGTGATGGATACTGCCAGAGAGAAAGCGTTCACCCGTAAAGGCATCCGTTTGGATGTCTTGGCTTCTTATGGGTGGGGTGGAGAAGGAACCAATCGGTATCAGTCACGCGTCTCCATCCGTCAAGACGTCGTCCTGAAGCCGGAACACCAAGGGCTTCGGTGGGCCCTGTCGGCAAACCATATGCGGATGCAACCGGAATTAAGCGCTTCGTACGTGGATATTGGCGGTCTGTGCGGCATCCCCGGCTACAGTCTGGCGACGTTCCGGCAGGATTCGTTGACAGCTTCCGTTTCCTGGCATCTTCGCCTGGGGACGATATTCGGCAGTCCGTTCTTCATTGTCGAATCCCTTTCCGGTGGTCTGTTCAATCCGGAGGATCCGTTCCAGGATTCCGTGCTTTCTTCCGGAGTGTTTTCGTCAGGAATCGATTGGGATGTTGGAGCGTTCAGCGGGGTGGCGTTCGAGACGCCGCTGGGCAACTACGGCGTTGGACTGGGGCTTTCCGTGAAAGGCAAGTTCTCCCTGGTCATTGGAGTGTATGATTGA
- a CDS encoding TIGR01212 family radical SAM protein (This family includes YhcC from E. coli K-12, an uncharacterized radical SAM protein.) produces the protein MSDGPFSSYGSWLEETYGCRVYRIGVDGLFSCPNRNPDGSGGCIYCDGTGSKAAYLRPEGKLAHSDAFDASASTVVLWRRVPLEERIASIRSQILRGNAFVRRRYHAENVSLYFQAWTNTYGTVDELKAVYDAALDVMPFCELIVSTRPDQIDDEKAALLASYRNKVSRVWVELGLQSGNDATLSRIHRGHTVAQYLQAARLLHSYGLSVCTHVILGLPGEGFPEYLKTARVVSQADSEAVKIHNLDICGGTMLYDQFLQGEVAVASAARHLEATELFLRHIPPQMVVERFVCETPSHRLAAPRQFISKNAFVDALRAKMEEDHTVQGDCCG, from the coding sequence TTGAGCGACGGTCCGTTCTCCTCGTATGGCTCCTGGTTGGAGGAGACCTACGGATGCCGGGTGTACCGGATCGGTGTGGATGGACTGTTCTCTTGTCCGAACCGCAATCCGGATGGAAGCGGGGGCTGCATCTACTGCGATGGGACGGGAAGCAAGGCGGCGTATCTCCGTCCGGAAGGAAAGCTGGCCCACAGCGACGCGTTTGACGCGTCGGCAAGCACGGTGGTGTTGTGGCGTCGCGTCCCGCTTGAAGAGCGGATCGCTTCCATCCGAAGCCAGATCCTCAGGGGAAACGCGTTTGTCCGCCGCCGCTACCATGCAGAGAACGTATCATTGTACTTCCAGGCATGGACCAATACCTACGGGACGGTGGACGAATTGAAGGCGGTGTACGATGCGGCGCTGGATGTCATGCCGTTCTGTGAACTTATCGTATCCACCCGCCCGGATCAGATCGATGACGAAAAGGCGGCGCTTCTCGCTTCGTATCGGAACAAGGTTTCCCGCGTCTGGGTGGAGTTGGGACTGCAGAGCGGAAATGACGCGACGCTTTCCCGGATCCATCGGGGGCACACCGTCGCCCAGTATCTGCAGGCGGCCCGGCTCCTCCATTCCTATGGTCTTTCCGTCTGCACCCATGTGATCCTCGGGCTTCCCGGAGAAGGGTTCCCGGAGTATCTGAAGACGGCGCGCGTTGTCAGCCAGGCTGACAGTGAGGCGGTGAAGATCCATAACCTGGATATCTGTGGGGGCACAATGCTGTACGACCAGTTTCTTCAGGGGGAGGTTGCCGTGGCTTCGGCGGCCCGGCACTTGGAGGCGACGGAACTTTTTCTTCGCCATATCCCTCCCCAAATGGTGGTGGAACGCTTCGTCTGCGAGACGCCGTCCCATCGCCTGGCTGCGCCACGGCAGTTCATCAGCAAGAATGCGTTTGTCGACGCGCTTCGCGCCAAAATGGAGGAAGATCATACCGTCCAAGGAGATTGTTGTGGATAA
- a CDS encoding VanZ family protein — MDKVVRSVGIGLTVIVVLLIILFSLEDSSSVPSISWIPFADKGSHAVAYCALGFSIGMWRTRGWKGFAVSLVCVVAFGVLLELVQPQFGRYLELADVAADAIGGATGLGLMAAVRRLFLHF; from the coding sequence GTGGATAAGGTCGTCAGGAGTGTCGGAATCGGTTTGACGGTCATCGTCGTCCTGTTGATCATCCTGTTTTCATTGGAGGATTCCTCCTCCGTGCCGTCCATTTCCTGGATTCCGTTCGCTGACAAAGGCTCCCATGCCGTGGCGTACTGCGCCTTGGGCTTTTCCATTGGTATGTGGAGGACGCGGGGATGGAAGGGCTTTGCGGTTTCCTTGGTGTGCGTCGTGGCGTTTGGGGTGTTGCTTGAGTTGGTGCAGCCTCAGTTTGGCCGGTATCTGGAACTGGCCGATGTGGCCGCCGATGCGATCGGAGGGGCCACCGGGCTGGGCTTGATGGCTGCCGTACGGCGGTTGTTCCTTCATTTCTGA
- a CDS encoding FKBP-type peptidyl-prolyl cis-trans isomerase produces MRRLFAYGLLYPMCLLALLASCHKQETKTSAAVTVEKTTITQVTTPAAPAPSDDAATGFNAISQLQKPTTLTDEFSYTYGYMLFLTLKNQFSNLDGSYFARGAVDAVSGSAFFTQEEMTAILKQVQERMLAQANEEQKQQAEKNLAASTAFLESNKTADGVVALDNGVQYKVISPGDASCPLITEDDVVTVNYSVSLIDGSVVESTWRRGHTETVKVSDITEDIVKQGLEMMRPGGHYLLWIPPELAYGAQGNGVIGPNQALVIEIEIVAVAMPIPPSNS; encoded by the coding sequence ATGCGAAGATTGTTTGCGTATGGGTTGCTGTACCCCATGTGTTTGTTGGCGTTGCTTGCATCCTGCCACAAACAGGAAACAAAAACGAGTGCTGCCGTTACGGTGGAGAAAACCACCATCACGCAGGTGACGACGCCGGCTGCCCCCGCCCCGTCGGATGACGCGGCAACGGGCTTCAACGCCATCTCACAGTTGCAGAAACCGACCACACTCACCGATGAGTTCAGCTACACCTATGGATACATGTTGTTCCTCACGTTGAAGAACCAGTTCTCCAATCTGGATGGTTCCTATTTTGCCCGAGGCGCGGTGGATGCCGTAAGTGGCTCTGCGTTCTTCACCCAGGAAGAGATGACGGCGATCCTCAAGCAGGTGCAGGAACGGATGCTCGCCCAGGCCAACGAGGAACAGAAACAACAGGCAGAAAAGAATCTTGCCGCGTCCACGGCATTCCTGGAGTCCAACAAAACGGCTGATGGGGTGGTCGCATTGGACAACGGGGTGCAGTACAAAGTGATTTCCCCGGGTGATGCCAGTTGCCCGTTGATTACGGAAGATGATGTGGTGACGGTCAACTATTCCGTCTCGTTGATCGATGGATCGGTGGTGGAAAGCACCTGGAGACGGGGACACACCGAAACGGTCAAAGTGTCGGACATCACGGAGGACATCGTCAAACAGGGATTGGAGATGATGCGGCCAGGCGGGCACTACCTGCTATGGATTCCTCCGGAATTGGCGTATGGCGCGCAGGGCAATGGGGTGATCGGTCCCAATCAAGCATTGGTCATTGAGATTGAGATCGTGGCGGTAGCAATGCCAATACCTCCGTCAAATTCTTGA